The sequence GGATCCGTGTTATGCCGGCCACCTGCACAACAACACCCAGCAACAGCAACGGGACCTGCTCGGCCGGGCCGACCTGATGCTGGCCGTCGGCACCCGGCTCGACGACGTGACCACCCTGGGCCGGCGGCTGCCCGACCCGGGTGCCGCCGGGCCGGCCCTGGTGCACGTCTACCCGGACCCGCAGCGACTGGGCCGGGTCCACCCGCCGACGGTCGGGCTGGCCGGCGACCCGGTGGAGTTCCTGCGGCAGCTGGCCGCCGCCGAGCCGGCCGGGGTGGACGCGGGCCGGGTCGCCTGGGTCGACGAGCTGCACGAGTTGGAGGTGGCCAAGGCACGGTGGGCCGAACATCCCAGCGACGACGGCGTGGCGTTCGGCGCGCTGGTCGCCGGCCTCGACGAGCTGACCGGCGGTGACGTGGTGGTCACCCTCGACTCGGGCACCTTCACCAGTTGGCTCTACCGCTACCTGCGGCTGACCGGGGACGGCCGGATGCTCGGGGTCGGCTCCAGCGCAATGGGCTTCGGGGTACCGGCCGGGGTGGCCGCCGCGCTGCGCACCGGCCGGCCGGTGGTGGTGCTGGTGGGCGACGGCGGGTTCCTGATGACCGGCTCCGAACTGGCCACCGCGGTGAGCCGCCGGTTGCCGCTGATCGTGGTGATCGCGAACAACGGCAGCTACGGCACCATCCGGGCGCATCAGGAACGGGCGTACCCGGGGCGGGTCATCGCCACCGACCTGGACAACCCCGACTTCGTCGCGCTGGCCCGGGCGTACGGCGCGCTGGGCCTGGCGGTCGGGACCGAGCAGGACGTGGAGCCCTGCCTCGCCCGGGCGCTGGCGCACGGCGGACCGGTGGTCGTCGACGTACGGACCAGCCTCTCCTGGATCTCGGCGTACCGGCGGATCGACGTGAGCGGCTCGACCGGGGTGGGGGTGGGTGTCGCGTGAGCATGTACGAATCGTTGACCGGGCTGATCGGTGACACCCCGCTGGTGCGGCTGCGCCGGGTCGCCACGCCCGGCTCGGCGCCGCTCTACGCCAAGGTGGAGTACCTCAACCCGGGTGGCTCGGTGAAGGACCGGATCGCGCTGCGGATGGTCGAGACCGCCGAGGCCGAGGGGCTGCTGCTGCCCGGTGGGACGATCGTCGAACCGACCTCCGGCAACACCGGCGTGGGGCTGGCCATCGTCGCCCAGCAGCGGGGCTACCGCTGCGTCTTCACCTGCCCGGACAAGGTCTCCCGCGACAAGATCGACGTGCTGCGGGCGTACGGGGCGGAGGTGGTGGTCTGCCCGGCCGCCGTGCGTCCCGAACATCCCGACTCGTACCGCAGCACGGCCACCCGGATCGCCGCCGAGCGGCCCGGCGCGGTGCAGCTCAACCAGTACGCCAACCGCAGCAACCCGGAGTCGCACTACCACAGCACCGGGCCGGAGTTGTGGCGGCAGACGGAGGGCCGGCTGACCCACTTCGTCACCGGGATCGGCACCGGCGGCACGATCTCGGGCGCCGGCCGCTACCTGAAGGAGGTTTCCGGCGGGGCGGTGCGGATAGTAGGCGTCGACCCGGACGGGTCGGTCTACTCGGGCGGCGCCGGCCGGCCGTACCTGGTGGAGGGGGTCGGCCAGCCGAGCTACCCGGACTCCTACGACCCCTCGGTGGTCGACGAGATCATCCCCATCGCCGACCACGAGGCGATCCTGATGACCCGCCGGCTGGCCCGCCAGGACGCCCTGCTCACCGGCGGTTCCGGCGGGATGGCCGCCGCCGCCGCGGTCCGGGTCGCCGCGGCGGCGGGCCGCGGGCGCTGGTCGTGGTGCTGCTGCCGGACTCCGGCCGGGGCTACCTGTCGAAGATCTTCAACGACGACTGGCTGGCCGGGCTGGGCCTGCACGATCCGCCCACCGACCAGCCGAGGGTCCGCGACGCCGCGACCGGCGGCCACCCGGCGCTGATCCGGCCCGACGAGACCCTCGCCAACGCGGTGAAGCTGCTGCGCGACGCCGACGCCACACACCTGCTGGTCAGCGCGGCGCCGCCGCCGGTACGGCTGGCCGAGATCCTGGGCACGGTCACCGATGCGGTGCTGGCCCGGGCGTACGCCGCCGGCGCCGGCGCCGACGACCCGGTCGGCGCCCACCTGGGACCGGTGCCGCCGCAGGTCGGTGCCGGCATGCCGCTGCCGGACGTGGTCCCGATGCTGTCCGATCCGTCGTCCGCCGTGCTGGTGTTGGACGGCGGGCGCCCGCGTTGCCTGCTGACCGCCGGCTGCCTCGTCGAGTACCTCGCCGGGGGTCGGGCGGCGGGCACGTCCGCACCATCGCCGCTGGGGGAGCAGTGAACGCTGTCATCGAGTACGTGGACCCGGTCGAGGGGTTCCGTGGCTGGCTGGTCTACGACGGGTCGGACTGCCGGCTGGCCGCCGGCGGTTGCCGGGTGAAGCCGGGGCTGACCGTGGCGGACCTGGCCGAGCTGGCCGGCCGGATGACCCTGAAGGAGCGGCTGCTGGGCATCAACGTCGACGGCGCCAAGTGCGGCATCGACTACGACCCGCACGCACCCGGTAAGAGTGCCGCGCTGCGCCGGTTCCTCGGCTTCCTGCGCGGGCAGCTGATGACCCGCTTCAGCATGGGTTGCGACATGGGCACCCGCTGGGAGGAGCTGGAGGAGCTGGCCGCGCTGGAGGGCATCCCGTCGATCAAGTACGCGGTACGCGGGGCGCAGGGGTTCAGCGAGGCCGAGTTCGTCGCCCGGATGGGCCTGCTCGACCAGCACGTCGGCGCGTTGACGCTGGCGCAGCGCCGCGCCGGGCACGCCCTGGCCCAGGCGGCGGTGATGGCCGCCCGCGCCGGCGCCCTGCCCGGCCCGCTGTCGTGCACCCTGCAGGGCTTCGGCAACCTCGGCCGGGCGGCGGCGTACACGCTGGTGCAGGAGGGTGTCCGGATCACGGCGGTCGCCGACGAGTACGGCTGCGTCGCCGACCCGGCCGGGCTCGACGTCGCCGCCATGCTGGCCGAGCCGGCCGGTACCCCGGTGCCGCGGCTCGCCCCGCAGGCCAGGGGGCTGCCCGCCGCCGCACTGTTCGACCTATCCACCGACCTGGTGCTGCTGGCCGCCGGCGCCGACGGGCTGCCGGCCGAGCGGGCCGGCCGGCTGCCGGCCCCGGTGGTGGTGGTCGGTGCGAACTGCGGGCTGAGTCCGCAGGCGGAGCATGCCCTGCACCGGGCCGGGGTGCTGGTGGTGCCGGACTTCGTCGGCGGCATCGGCGGGTCCGCGTCGATGGAGGCGCTGTTCGGGCCGGCCCGCTGCCCGAGCCCGCGGGGCGTGCTCGACGGCGTGACGGAACTGATGCGCCAACTCGTCGACCACCTGACCGACGAGGCCCGGCGCCGCGACCTGCCGCTGCGGCAGGTCGCGTACG is a genomic window of Micromonospora tarapacensis containing:
- a CDS encoding thiamine pyrophosphate-dependent enzyme, yielding MDRAAGPPRTAAGTVVATLLAHGVDRVFCVAGESYLAVLDELHATPAVDVVTSRHEASAGFAAVADAKLTGRAGVCLVSRGPGATNASIAVHSALQDAVPLVLVVGQVPRVDLGTEAFQEVDYARAFSALAKEVLVLLEPARAGEFVARALRTAESGTPGPVVLVLPEDVLEMPDPDGAVPARWQPAATGAAPAELDRVRELLRRSERPLLLAGGALSGQTGRRLLAAAAHRHHLPVLTSNKRQDLFDNRDPCYAGHLHNNTQQQQRDLLGRADLMLAVGTRLDDVTTLGRRLPDPGAAGPALVHVYPDPQRLGRVHPPTVGLAGDPVEFLRQLAAAEPAGVDAGRVAWVDELHELEVAKARWAEHPSDDGVAFGALVAGLDELTGGDVVVTLDSGTFTSWLYRYLRLTGDGRMLGVGSSAMGFGVPAGVAAALRTGRPVVVLVGDGGFLMTGSELATAVSRRLPLIVVIANNGSYGTIRAHQERAYPGRVIATDLDNPDFVALARAYGALGLAVGTEQDVEPCLARALAHGGPVVVDVRTSLSWISAYRRIDVSGSTGVGVGVA
- a CDS encoding Glu/Leu/Phe/Val dehydrogenase dimerization domain-containing protein, encoding MNAVIEYVDPVEGFRGWLVYDGSDCRLAAGGCRVKPGLTVADLAELAGRMTLKERLLGINVDGAKCGIDYDPHAPGKSAALRRFLGFLRGQLMTRFSMGCDMGTRWEELEELAALEGIPSIKYAVRGAQGFSEAEFVARMGLLDQHVGALTLAQRRAGHALAQAAVMAARAGALPGPLSCTLQGFGNLGRAAAYTLVQEGVRITAVADEYGCVADPAGLDVAAMLAEPAGTPVPRLAPQARGLPAAALFDLSTDLVLLAAGADGLPAERAGRLPAPVVVVGANCGLSPQAEHALHRAGVLVVPDFVGGIGGSASMEALFGPARCPSPRGVLDGVTELMRQLVDHLTDEARRRDLPLRQVAYDTAAAARVALGEPPYGGSPFLTRPLTATSHPVRR